The nucleotide sequence GGCCAGGGCATCAACCTTGGCATGCTCGATGCCGCTGTGCTGGCGGAAGAATTCACCCGCGCCCGTGAGCGCGGCCTGCCCTTTTACCATCCCGCCGCCCTCGCCCGTTACCAGCGTCGGCGGCGCGGCCACAACGCGCTGATGCTCAATGCCCTGCGCGGTTTCAAAGTGCTGTTCGAGCAGCCGTCGCTGGAAGTGCGGTTGCTGCGCAACGTTGGTATGAACCTCGTCAACCGGGCGGCGCCGGTGAAACGGCTTCTGGCGCAGCAGGCGCTGGGGCGTAGCGGTGATATGCCGGCGCTGGCGCGGCGCTAGGGGCTGGCAAGGGCGTATTCGTTTCTTGGGTTGGGAAAGGGAAAGAGTTATGTCAGGGATGAATCTTTGCAAGACCGCCTTTTGCGCGGCCGGAGCCTTCTTCATGGGGCTGTTGGCTGCCTGCGGCGACCTCGAAGACGAGCCTTCTACGGAGACGCCTCTCTCCGCATCAGGCAGGCCATTTCAGTTTGTGCCACCACAAGAGCGGCTGGAAAGTAATGCTGTGCCGCTACGGGTCTATCCTACGGGTGGAAAACTCTGGCTTGTCTACAGGCAGGAAGAGATCAGCCTGCTGTACTCCAGCGAAGACGATGGCCATACGCAGCAGCTTTCAGGCCTGCCTGCTGTCAGGACGATCAAGCATGTACGCTTCGGTCCGGAAGGAAAGAATGGCCTGGTGTTTGATGGCGAGGCAAACGTCTACCGTACCATGGATGGTGGAGAAAACTGGAGCCGGCAGCATATTTTTCCGTCGCAGGACGATGTCTGGTTGACGATGGCGCAGATGTCGGGCGATCTCGGGCACGGTGCCCTGATTGCGGATTGCAGATTTTACGTGACGAAAGACGGCGCACACACCTGGCAGGAAATACGGATTGGCACACAGGCCAATAGCTATGATTACTGCGTTAAGGATGTCATGTTCTCGGAAGATATGGTGCCGTTGTGGGCCAAGGTCTGGCGCTCTGGCCTGACTAAGGGTGATGAGCTTTTGCAACATGACGGACAGGGATGGCTCTTTCGATGTTTCCAGGTCGGGTTGCCGCTTCTTCGCGCGAGGACAGAATGTAGTGAAATAACCTTGCCGGAAGAGGTGGTCGAGTATTTCGGCGATAAGGACTCTGTATCACTACCATTTCAGGATTTATCTGCTGCGCTGATGGCTGGCCAATCTTCTTTCCCGCTTGATGACGCCTGGCTGGCTTCCCCGGGATTGGTGCACAGTGAAAAGGATGACGGACGCATCTGGTTTTTTGGCGGCGTGGTTACGGCCTATACGGACGATAACGGGATGCAATGGCGTGTTACCCGATATGCTGTCGAGCCCTGGCTATCTCCTGGTGTCGAGATAAATGGACGGCACATCGGAAAGATGCCGATTCAATCCAATATTTTGATCAAAGGTTCGGACCGGACCGGTTGGGAAACCATTGACACGGATGTGGGTGAAATCCTGGATATCGTCCCGGCAAGTGCGGGGGTTCTGCTCGCTGCCGGGGAAGGTGTCTATCTTTCCGATGACGACGGTGCAACCTGGAAGCGTTTGCCGTCATTGCAAGGAACTCGTTTTTTCAAGACTGCTTCCCGGAATCTGTGGCTGGCGGGTGCTGAAAGCGCTTACTTCAGCAGTGACGGCGGCACCAGCTGGGTGACGGCGCAGGTGCCCGAGCTGTATCGGGGTCTGGAGTGTGCCGATATATGTCTTGGGGCGGATTGGGACGGCAACCTCATTCGGGTGTGGCCGGAGAACGGCAAGTTGACAGTAGCTCAAACACTTGTCTGGCCTGATGCAGACCCAGTGGGCTGGGGGGATGTGTGGATGTCTGCCGCTCACGCCACAATCGTGTTTCTTGCCGAGGATACCTTGCGAATGAAACTGTCGTTCGATGGTGGCGAATCCTGGGAGACCCATGACACTAAAGGCAGGTCGGAAGATTACTGGGAGCATGTGCATGAATCCCCCGATGCGAACCTGTTACTGATTAGCCGCGAAAACAAGGTGGTGTTTGTTGGCAGAAAAGGTGGCGCTGGCGAGGCGAGCACACCAACAGATGAGTATATTGACGATGTGTGCTGGCTGAACGAAGGGCTGGTTCTGCTTTACATTTATCGTTTGGATCAGGCAGAACATCACGTGATCTATTCTGATGATTACGGCGAGAGTTGGCATCATGCTGCCGTCCCGGCAGAAGCCTGTCGGAATGGCAAGCCCACTGCGGTTTTCAAGCTTTAGTGAGAAATTAACCAGCAAGATCTCTATGTTGGCCTGACTGCCTCTTGGTGGTGCTGGGGTGGGCTGCCCTGATGTTCATTTCCATGACGTTATTCAGGCAGTTGTGCAGGATACAGACAGGAGCCAGGGATGATGCAACGAATAGGGCATCGCTACCGCGATAGCGAAACAGGGCAGACGCTGGATGTCTGGTTTCCACAAACCGGTCGCCGTGCGCGCGGCTGCCTGGCGGAAAAAGTGGGGTTGATCACTGCCGATGACGTGGAACTGCCGCTGCCGGAATACGACCAGCCCCCTGCTTCAACCGAAGACGCCTGGTTGCGGTTACACCTGTTGTCCGAATGCCAGGCCAAGCCCAACGACATCAATCTTGAGGGTCTGTTCGGGTTGCTGACCAACGTCGCCTGGACCTCGGCGGGCCCGGTGCTGCCGGAGCGTGTCGAGGCATTGCGTGAGGCGCTGGCGCAGCACCATGCGACCGTGCAGGTCTCCTCCATCGACAAGTTCCCGCGCATGACGGATTACGTCGTGCCGCCTGGCGTGCGCATCGCAGACGCCGAGCGGGTGCGGCTTGGTGCACATCTGGCGCCGGGGACGACGGTGATGCATGAGGGCTTCGTCAACTTCAATGCCGGTACGCTGGGGCCGTCGATGGTCGAAGGGCGTATCACTGCCGGTGTGGTGGTGGGGGCGCACTCGGACATTGGCGCCGGCGCGTCGATCATGGGCACGCTGTCCGGGGGCGGGAAAAACCGCACCCGCATTGGCGAGCGCTGCCTGCTGGGCGCCAATGCCGGCACGGGCATTTCCCTGGGTGACGAATGCATCGTGGAGGCGGGCCTTTATCTCACTGCGGGCACCAAGGTGACGATGCCGGATGGTTCGGTGGTGGCGGCACGGGCCTTGTCGGGTGAGCCGGGCTGGTTGTACCGGCGCAATAGCCGCAGTGGCGCGGTGGAGGCGATCCGGACGGGCGCTGACCGTTGGGGTGGATTGAACGCTGCATTGCACACTCCGTGACAGAGAAACCCTGCGAGGTTGATCCTTCTGCGTTTATATGTACTTTTCGTTGTACTTAATATTGTGCGGAATGGCGTCATGGCTGATTTCAGGATTGATGAGGATATTCGCTCTTTATCCGAGTTCCGGGCAGGGGTAGCGGGCTTCGTAAAGCAAGTCCAGGAGACCGGGCGGCCTCTGGTGCTGACGCAACATGGCAGGGGTGTCGCGGTGTTGTTGGGTGCCCACGAGTTTGCGGCGATGCAGGAACGGCTGGCGTTGCTGGAAGATATATACAGGGCAGAGCAGGACATCGCGGCAGGCAAGGGGGTGGCGCACGAGGAGGCGCGCCGTCGACTGCTGGGGAAATAACCGGGTTTCAATCCTGCGGGCATCTCTTGATGCCGTTCGGCACCTACAGTACTTATCGCATGGCATGGAAACCCTCACCGGCTTGCCTTGCATGTGCGGCCTCTCCCCCGGATAATGCGAATCATTCTTGAATGAATTTCATTTCTGTGACATCCCCCAGGAGATCGCTTCATGAGTCCATGGCTGAAAGGTGGAATGCTGGCGCTTGCCGCGCTGGCGATCAGTGCGTGCAGTGAGCCGGACGACACGCGCGAAGTGGTGGTCTACACCTCTCGCGGCGACCATCTGGTGAAACCCGTGTTCGATGCCTTCACAGCGGACACCGGCATCAAGGTGAGCTATATCACCGACAACGATGCAGCCCTGCTGACGCGCCTGGAAGCCGAGGGCAGCAACAGCCCGGCGGACATGCTGATCACCGTGGACGCCGGCAACCTCTGGCAGGCCGCCGAGCGTGGCCTGTTGCAACCGGTGCATGACGACACCCTGAAAGCCTCGGTGCCGGCCAACCTGCGTGACTCGCAGGACCGCTGGTACGGCCTGTCGGTGCGGGCGCGCACCATTGTCTATTCCACCGAGCGGGTGAACCCGGACGAATTGTCCACTTACGAAGCGCTGGCGGATGAACAGTGGCGCGGCCGGCTGTGCCTGCGCACCTCGAAGAAGGTCTACAACCAGTCGCTGGTGGCGACCATGATCGAGCGCCTGGGTGAGGCGCGCACCGAGGAAATCGTCCGGGGCTGGGTGGATAACCTGGCCACGGATGTGTTCGCCAATGACAACGCCGTGATGGAAGCCATTGTTGCGGGCCAGTGTGACGTGGGCATCGTCAACACCTACTATTTCGGCCGCATGCAGCGCGACAATCCCGACATGCCGCTGAAACTGTTCTGGGCCAACCAGGGCGAAGGCGAGAGCGGCATGCATGTTAATATCTCCGGCGCCGGTGTCACCGCCCATGCGCCGCACCCGGAAGAGGCGAAAGCCCTGCTGGTGTGGATGTCGCAGGAAGCCTCGCAGCGCGTGCTGGCCGACGGCAACATGGAATTCCCGGTGAACCCGGACGTCAGCCCGGCGCCGGCCGTGGCCGCCTGGGGTGAATTCCGCGCCGATGACCTGAATGTGGAAGTGGCCGGCCGCCGTCAGGTGGAAGCCGTGAAACTGATGGACCGCGCCGGCTATCGCTGAGGCGGCCCGCACGTTCAATGAACCCCTGCTGCACGGGCGCCCTCGGGCGCCCGTTGCTGCGCAACAGGAACCCTCACCCGCAATGACCGCCCTGCCCTGCCTGCCGTTACATTGCCGGGAGCGCCCGCGTTAATGGGCCTGCTCGCGCAAACCCGTCCGCGCCGGCTGCGGCGCCCGGACCTGCCGGTGCTCGCGGTGCTGGCTGTGGCGGCAGCAGTGCTGATGCCGATCCTGGTGCTGGCGCTGTCCTGGCTCGGGGACGAATCAGAGGTATGGCAGCACCTGGCACAGACGGTGCTCACGGACCTGGTGCTGAACACCCTGCTGCTGGTGGTCGGCGTGAGTGCCGGCGTGCTGCTGCTGGGTATCAGCCTGGCGTGGATGGTGTCGGCGCTGGAATTTCCCGGGCGGCGTTTTTTCGATTGGGCGCTGTTCCTGCCGTTGGCTGTGCCCGCCTATGTGCTGGCGTTCGTGGCGCTGGATACCTTTGACTATGCCGGCCCGGTGCAGCGCTTTCTGCGCGAGGCGGTGCCGGCGTTCAGCGGCGGCAGCGCCCGGCGTCCCTGGCTGGTGATCCTGACGCTGTCGCTGGTGTTCTATCCCTACGTCTACATGCTTGCCCGCACCGCCTTCATGGCGCAGGGCCGTACCTTGATGGAACAGGCGCGCATTCTCGGGCTTGGCCCCTATGCGGCGTTCTGGCGTGTGGCACTGCCGATGGCGCGGCCGGCGATCGCGGCGGGTCTGGCGCTGGCGCTGATGGAAACGCTGGCGGATTTTGGCGCGGTGGCGGTGTTCAACTACGACACCTTTACCACCGCGATCTATAAGAGCTGGTATGGCCTGTTCAACCTCAACGCGGCGGCGCAGCTGGCGTCGCTGTTGCTGGTGTTCGTCTTGCTGACCCTGGCGCTGGAGCGGATGGGTCGTGGCCGCGCACGGTTTGAGCCACAGGGCGCACGCCAGGCGCATCGCGTGCGTCCACGCGGCTTCATTCCCTGGCTGCTGACATTATTTGCCGGCAGTGTGTTCCTGCTGGCGTTCGCCCTGCCTGTCGGGCGGCTGGTGTACTGGGTGTTCGACAGCGCCTGGCGTGATCTGGATGCGCGCTATTGGGGCCTGATCTGGCGCACGCTGGTACTGGGCAGCGGCGCGGCGCTGGTAACGGTGACGCTGGCGCTGTTGCTGGGCTATGTGCGCCGCACGCGCCAGCACCGGCTGCTGCATGTGGCGGTGCGGGGCGCCACAGTGGGCTACGCGATGCCGGGGTCGGTGCTGGCGGTGGGCATTGTGCTCAGTTTTGCCGCGATAGATCGTTTTCTCACACAGACTTTCGGTGTCGGGCAGGTGCTGATGGGCGGCCTGCTGGCGTTGCAGATGGCGTATGTGGTGCGTTTTCTGGCGGTGGCCTTCGGGCCGGTGGAAACCGCATTCGAGCGGGTGCGCCCGCGCCTGATCGATGCCGCGCGGACCCTCGGTGCCAGCCCGGCAGAGACCGTACGACGCATTTATCTGCCGCTGCTGACGCCTGGTGTGCTGACCGCGTTGCTGCTGGTGCTGATTGATGTGATGAAAGAAATGCCCGCCACGCTGCTGCTGCGTCCGTTCGGCTGGGACACGCTGTCGGTGCGGATTTATGAGATGACCGCCGAGGGCGAGTGGGCCCGCGCGGCACTGCCCTCCCTGAGCCTGATCCTGGCCGGCTTATTACCCGTTTATTTGCTGATGCGGCGAACGCG is from Isoalcanivorax pacificus W11-5 and encodes:
- a CDS encoding type II toxin-antitoxin system Phd/YefM family antitoxin; protein product: MADFRIDEDIRSLSEFRAGVAGFVKQVQETGRPLVLTQHGRGVAVLLGAHEFAAMQERLALLEDIYRAEQDIAAGKGVAHEEARRRLLGK
- a CDS encoding WD40/YVTN/BNR-like repeat-containing protein, with product MSGMNLCKTAFCAAGAFFMGLLAACGDLEDEPSTETPLSASGRPFQFVPPQERLESNAVPLRVYPTGGKLWLVYRQEEISLLYSSEDDGHTQQLSGLPAVRTIKHVRFGPEGKNGLVFDGEANVYRTMDGGENWSRQHIFPSQDDVWLTMAQMSGDLGHGALIADCRFYVTKDGAHTWQEIRIGTQANSYDYCVKDVMFSEDMVPLWAKVWRSGLTKGDELLQHDGQGWLFRCFQVGLPLLRARTECSEITLPEEVVEYFGDKDSVSLPFQDLSAALMAGQSSFPLDDAWLASPGLVHSEKDDGRIWFFGGVVTAYTDDNGMQWRVTRYAVEPWLSPGVEINGRHIGKMPIQSNILIKGSDRTGWETIDTDVGEILDIVPASAGVLLAAGEGVYLSDDDGATWKRLPSLQGTRFFKTASRNLWLAGAESAYFSSDGGTSWVTAQVPELYRGLECADICLGADWDGNLIRVWPENGKLTVAQTLVWPDADPVGWGDVWMSAAHATIVFLAEDTLRMKLSFDGGESWETHDTKGRSEDYWEHVHESPDANLLLISRENKVVFVGRKGGAGEASTPTDEYIDDVCWLNEGLVLLYIYRLDQAEHHVIYSDDYGESWHHAAVPAEACRNGKPTAVFKL
- a CDS encoding extracellular solute-binding protein; the encoded protein is MSPWLKGGMLALAALAISACSEPDDTREVVVYTSRGDHLVKPVFDAFTADTGIKVSYITDNDAALLTRLEAEGSNSPADMLITVDAGNLWQAAERGLLQPVHDDTLKASVPANLRDSQDRWYGLSVRARTIVYSTERVNPDELSTYEALADEQWRGRLCLRTSKKVYNQSLVATMIERLGEARTEEIVRGWVDNLATDVFANDNAVMEAIVAGQCDVGIVNTYYFGRMQRDNPDMPLKLFWANQGEGESGMHVNISGAGVTAHAPHPEEAKALLVWMSQEASQRVLADGNMEFPVNPDVSPAPAVAAWGEFRADDLNVEVAGRRQVEAVKLMDRAGYR
- a CDS encoding ABC transporter permease — its product is MGLLAQTRPRRLRRPDLPVLAVLAVAAAVLMPILVLALSWLGDESEVWQHLAQTVLTDLVLNTLLLVVGVSAGVLLLGISLAWMVSALEFPGRRFFDWALFLPLAVPAYVLAFVALDTFDYAGPVQRFLREAVPAFSGGSARRPWLVILTLSLVFYPYVYMLARTAFMAQGRTLMEQARILGLGPYAAFWRVALPMARPAIAAGLALALMETLADFGAVAVFNYDTFTTAIYKSWYGLFNLNAAAQLASLLLVFVLLTLALERMGRGRARFEPQGARQAHRVRPRGFIPWLLTLFAGSVFLLAFALPVGRLVYWVFDSAWRDLDARYWGLIWRTLVLGSGAALVTVTLALLLGYVRRTRQHRLLHVAVRGATVGYAMPGSVLAVGIVLSFAAIDRFLTQTFGVGQVLMGGLLALQMAYVVRFLAVAFGPVETAFERVRPRLIDAARTLGASPAETVRRIYLPLLTPGVLTALLLVLIDVMKEMPATLLLRPFGWDTLSVRIYEMTAEGEWARAALPSLSLILAGLLPVYLLMRRTRVH
- a CDS encoding DapH/DapD/GlmU-related protein, producing MMQRIGHRYRDSETGQTLDVWFPQTGRRARGCLAEKVGLITADDVELPLPEYDQPPASTEDAWLRLHLLSECQAKPNDINLEGLFGLLTNVAWTSAGPVLPERVEALREALAQHHATVQVSSIDKFPRMTDYVVPPGVRIADAERVRLGAHLAPGTTVMHEGFVNFNAGTLGPSMVEGRITAGVVVGAHSDIGAGASIMGTLSGGGKNRTRIGERCLLGANAGTGISLGDECIVEAGLYLTAGTKVTMPDGSVVAARALSGEPGWLYRRNSRSGAVEAIRTGADRWGGLNAALHTP